The DNA segment ACTCGATCTCTCCCCAGTGCTCCGTGATCTCTGTGAGGTAGGTGCCGACGAGTGTGACGGTCGGGTCGTCGGAGGGAACGAAGCTGGGGTTGCGCCGCACTCCGATGCAGGCGGTGAACTCGTCCGTCCCGCCTCGGCGGTGTCCGGTGATCATGATGTCGTCGACGCGGGTGAGGAACCGTGCCTGCAGACGGATCTGCTCCGGTTCGATCAAGGCGTCGCCAAGTTCGTCCAGTGCGCTGCCGGTCAGCAGCGCGGAAAGCAGGACGGCCGCGTACCGGTGCTCCAGCACCGTCCCTCCGCCGCCCACCGAGTACAACGACACCCCCATGACAGTCACTCCTTCCCTCCTCCCGCCCCATCAGCAAGACCCTAGCCTTGCCAGCGGATTCACTTCCGTCACCAGGACCCGGCACCACAGCGGCCGCCCGCCTGTCTGTCCCTCGACAGCGACCGGTCGGGCTCCTGGCTCCATGTGGCTGTCGTCAAGCAGACTCCGAGCCGCATAGCCCGCAAGTGCAGTACCCCTGCTGGCAGTCGGCACGAACGCAGAGGTACAGCCGTGGGACCCGTACACACGCGGGAACGTCCGCACATTCCTGACAGCGGCCCCTGGCACAGACCTCGCCCACCTGCGTACGGGAAGACGAAACCAGCTATGGATCAGCGGACCTGCCGGGTCGCCGTCTTGTCCCAGTCAGCGAGCTGACCACGGGCTCCGCCCGACCTGGGGGAAGGCAAGGAAAGCGTCCTTTCCGAGGTTCTGACCGCGGTTCCATGCCTCCCCGTCCCTCCAGAAGTGGGGTGAGGATGAACTGCAGGAACCGGCACCGCGAGGTCGGCTGCTCGTCTCCGATCCCGGCCTGCGGTCAGTTCTCTTCGCCGCCCTCGGTGGTGCGCTTGAGCTTGACTTCGTTGAGTCCGGTGCCTTCTGTGAAGGTGCGACGCCAGTCTCCTCGGACGTGGAGTTCGTCGGTGCCGCACAGACGGACGACGGTGAGTTGGTCGGTGTGGGCGTGGTGTGCCTTGCGCCAGAGGTTGGCGAATGCCTGCGAGCGGATGATGTGCATCCAGTCGGGGCGGTGCAGTTCCCTGTTGTGGTTCGAGTCGCCCATAGTGGAGACGAACTTGGAGTACATGCTCTTCACGTAGCCGAGGGTCACTTCGTCGTTGTGGTGAAGGGCTGTGGCTCGTGCGTCTCTGAGCAGAGTACGGAATTTCTCGAGGAGTCCCTCGGTGGAGCCCGAGGTGTAGGACTCATGGATCACCGGCGGATCACACAGGGGCTTCTCGCCCTCGGAGAGTTGCAGGATCAGCCTCATGGTGGGCTCGGTGACCCAGAGAGGACCGGGTTCGAGGCGGTGTCCTAACGGGTTGGGCAGGTAGGCGTCGTGCTCCCATCGGGGTGGGGTGATGCGGTAGAAGCCGGAACGGCGCCGGTCGTGGGGAGCGCCTGTCTGGTGCTGCAGGGCGCCGAGCGGCAGGTGGGTCTTCAGGGCGGAGAGGTAGGCGCCGTTGATGTCCAGGGCGGCGACGGGACCGGCCTCGGTTGGGTCGGCGTCGGGGCGCTGCCAGTTCGGTCGGGCTTCCCAGATCTGGTCGGAGGTGTTGGGGCTGCTTCGGCTGAGGATGTCGGGCATCGGCGGGTAGGCGACGACGTCGTAGCGGCCGCCTACCCGGGTGTGGTTGAACAGGCGCATCGCGTGCGGGATCGCGCGCTTGACGAGTTCTTCGGTTGCCTTGCCGCAGTCACCGCCGTAGTAGTCCAGGGCGGCACTCACGGTATCGCTGATCGGGTCGCCAGCGGGTGGGCGTGGGGAGTGTCGAGGCGCTGGCCCTGCGGGGTTCGCGGCTCGGGGGTGTGGGTGGGTGCCGGTGTGGGGTTGGGGCTGGCTGGTTTCGGTCGGGGTCAGCATGCGGGCTTTACTCAGGAAGTAGGCGTAGCGGACGCGCGCTGCGCCGACGGGTTCGCTTCCTTGTTCCCAGGAGTTGAGGGTGCTGGCGGTGATGTCCAGGGCCTGGGCGACGGATTGTGTGTCAAGGCGCAAGGTTCGGCGTAGGCGGCGGCGTTCTGAGGCGGCCGGCAGGGGGATGTCTGCGGTTGCCAGGAGGGTGTCGATGGGGTCGAAGGGGTTCACGATGGGTCCTTTGTTTCCCGGGGCGCCGTGGTGGGGTGGGGGACGCGGGCTGATCGGGGGGCGGGGGCGGGGTGAGGAGGCGGCAGGTTTCGGTGGCGTGGGCGATGTCGTCTCTGTCCCGGGAGGACAAGGAGAACGGGTTGCTTGCCGGTGAGGGCTCTGCAGTTGGGTGTAGGCGTATGCGGCGTCGATGAGGGGTGTCACCCAGGAGGGCAGGTCGTCGGCGAATGCCGGTCTGCGACCGGCGGGTGTGGGCTCTTCTGCCAGGTGTCGTAGCTGGTCGGTGTCGTAGCCGGTGAGGGCTCTGAGCGCGACTGCTGCCGCGTGGACGGGGTGAGCGATGTGCGTGTGGATGCGCTGAGCGACGGTGGTGAGCGCGGTGTCGGGAATGGGGCTGTGCAGGGGGATGGCGGTCGGGCGTGGGCTGGTGGTGGGAGGGGCGGCAAGTGGGCGGGGGCGGCTGTGGTCGTCGCGCAGGCTTCGTGGCCGTGAGGGCGTGGGGGCAGCTGGAACCAGTACTCGTCGGGACTGGGTGGGAAGGGTGCGGCGTTCCACCAGGGGTGTGGTGTGGCTGTTGCGGGGTGTTCGTTGCTGGTGAGGTGGGCGCGGGCCGCGTCGGTGGTGTCGATGTGGTGGTGCTGGACGGTGGTGAGGATGTCGTGGAGCGCGGGGGGTGTGGGGCCGCTGACGATGAGGGTGAGGTGGATTGCGGTGTGTTCGCGCAGGGCCATGAGGTGTTCGTAGTGGCGGCTGGGGATCCGGTGGGCGCGGGTCAGGACGTAGTGGTGGATGTGGAGGGCCTGGGTCCAGGCGGTGGCGATGCGCCAGGATTCGCCGGCGTTGGCGGTCCACCAGGGCGGTTCGGCGCCGGGGCTGGGGGTGGGCAGGTGTTTGCCGAGGGCGCGGATGAGGTCGTGGGCCAGGTAGGCGGGTGCGGTGGCCAAGGGGGTTGGGTGGATGGTGATGCGGCCGCGTGCGGGGTGGCGGGCGGCGAGCGCGCTGGTGGTGAAGGGGGTCAGGTCGTCGGGGTCGTTGATGACGGTGATCGGGGGCAGGTCCGGGTTGGTCTGTTCGGGGCTCCAGTGAGGTTTCCAGCCGCTTGTCTCGTGGGGAGGCGCGGATGTCTGGGTGCTGTCGGGGGTCATGGGGTGGGCGCCACCCGGGTGGGCTGCAGGGGCCGGAGGGGGGCGGCGGGGGTGGTGGGCTGGGGGGTGCGGCGCTGATGGGTGAAGAGGCGGTGGGTCAGGGCGGCCCAGCGCCGGAGGTTGCCGCCTGCCCAGGTGGCGTCGAGTTTGCTGATGGTCTCGGGTGCGATGCGTTCCCATGCGGGGTGGAGGGTGGGAATGGCGGTGAGGGTCTCTGCGGGGGTGAGGGGGTACATGGTGTGCCAGGTGGTGACGCGTGAGGCGAGGACGGGTTTGGCTTGGAGGACACGTAGGCGTGGCTGGTTGGCGAGGAGGACGAGGGTGAGGTGGGTGTGGGGTCGTCGTAGAGGTAGCGGATGTACTCGATGCAGGCAGCGGAGAGCTGGTGGGCTTCGTCGATGGCGATGATCCGGTGGGGTTCGTGCAGGGTGTGGCGTAGGTAGTCGTCACAGATGCCAGGGTCTTTGGGTGGGCTGCCGGCGACGCCGAGGGCGTCGTGGAGGCTGTGGCGCAGGTCGTCGGGGCGGGCTTGGGGCGGACCAGGAGGCGGAGGGCGGGCAGGTGGGGGCGTTGGTCAAGGAGGGTGTGGAGGGTGAAGGATTTACCGATGCCGGGGTCGGCGGCGAGGCAGAGGATGCCGCTGTGCTGGATGGTGGTGTCGAGGGCATGAGCGGCGGCGCGCACCGCATGGGTGGTCACGGTGCGGGCGTCGGGCAGGTTGAGGTAGTGGTGTGCCTGGGTGCCGATGGGGCTGGTCACTAGGCTTCCTTGGTACGGGGGTTCCTGCTGCGGTGGGGCAGGGCGCGGCGGATGGCCCAGCGTGCGATGGTCTCGTCGGCTTCGGTGGTCCGCGCCGCTTCATGCCTTCGAGGATGTGGTAGGTGATCTTGGACCACATTCGGAAGGTGCCAGCGCCGCCTTCGTCGTCGACGTACTCGATGAGTTCGGCGGGTGCGTTGGCCCAGATGGGGTGGAAGAGGGGAATGTTGCGCTGAGCCTCTTCGAGGCCCATGGGGGTGTATTCCTGCCGGATGTGGATGCGGGAGGCGAGGGCGGGTTCGCTGTAGAGGGTTTTGTAGGCCTCTTCGCCACCGACGAAGAGAACAGCGGGACGGGTGGGGCCCTTGCCGGTGTCCCAGAGGTGGCGGACGAATTCGAAGCACTCACGGCTGAACTGCTGGGCTTCGTCGCAGACGATGACGTACGGCTTGCGTGCCAGGGTGCGCTTGAGCGGCCGGTCGAACTCGCTCGGGTGGGAAGGGGGTTCTCCTTCGAGGCGCAGGGCGGTGAACAGTTCCATGCGGATGTCGCGCGGGGTGGGGTGGGAGCGGAACTGCAGCAGCAGGACGCGGTCCGCGGCGACTTCCTTGAGCGCGGCCAGGACGGAGAAGGTCTTGCCGAGGCCAGCATCGCCGAAGAAGCACGACATGGCGCGGGCTTCGATGGTGTCGGCGATGTTCTCACTGGCCTCGAGGAGTGCTTCGGTGGCGACGATGCGGGCGTCGGTGAGGTTGAGATAGAAGTCGGGTTCTCCGACCGACTCGTCGTCGAGGGCCGGCGCTGGGGCGATGGTCGTGGGTGTCTCCTGGTGGGCGGTGTGGGGCTTTATGGGGTCCCATCGGTAGATGTTCTTCCGCCGCCACCTGGCCACGCGCTGATGCTTGGCGTCGGCATAGCTCTGGTCGGCGGGGGGGATCTCCACACGGGTTCCGCCGCCGCTGTTGAGCCGGCGCGTCAGGCTGGTGCATGTTACGGCGGCGCAGCAGGCGGAAAGCTTCGTCAAGGCGCTGTTGCTGTTCGGCGCTGGGGATGCGCTCTTCGGACAGCCATGCGGTGATCTTCCGGGGGTCCAGGAGGATTCCGCTCTGCTGCATCAAGGCGTACCCGGCGCGGGAGCGGGTCAGGTACAGCAGGTGGCTGCGGTGGCGTTCCCTGGGGGTGAGATACGGCTGGAAGATGCCAGCGATCTCGTCGAGGGTGGTGGTGAGGGCGAGCGCTGCGGGCACCCCGTGGGCTCCGAGTCGTCCGAATCCCATTGTTCGGTCTCCTGCAAGTCGTGCGCGTTCGCGTTCAAGGGCGGTGGGTCGAAAAGCGCGGCAAAGAGCCGGCTGGGGGAGGCACGCGTCGGCCTGCCATGTACGGACCTGAAGGGTTGGGAGGCGCCGCGCAAGGGGGTTCGGTGTGCCGTAACTTAGGCCGTGCGCGCCGGCGTTGGTGCTGCTTCCAGTCGTTACGAAAGCCTGGTTAAGCGAATCACCCAAACATTACAGAATCACCATGATCGCCCTATTTCACAATTTACATTGCCTTACCGCATCTTCAGGATGTTCCGCCTATGATGCTGCGCTTGTATCCCGACTGCCGCGTCCTCGCGTTCACAGGGCGGGAGATCCCTCCTCGGCCGCGTCCATCACTGCGGCGCTCTGGCCCGACCGGGAGAATCCGCAGGCGGGGCAGTAGCCCTCAAGCCCTCGGCGCTCCCCGGCGTCATGCACGCGGCGGTGGTCTTCCAGGCCGCCCTTCCTCGCACTTCCCACGCTTTTCACACCGGAGGTTGTGCCGCCGACTGCTTGCCGCGTCGGCAGCGGGTCACCCTAACGGAAGGGTCTGACAATTCCGCTCCCTACGGCATCCTCTAACCAGCTTTTCTCAGATCGGAGTTGGCCGATTTCCGCTGCGCCGTCGCCGACTGTTGTTGCGGTTGCAGGCGTGGCGATCCCCTGCTGTCGTCATCGAAGGCCTCGATGCACGGGCCTGAGCCGGATCCCCGGCTCCTCAAACGGTCTAACGAGCTCGTGCACGGTAGGTGGCGAGACGCCGAGGGCTCCTCCACGCCTGGTGCTCGCCTCCGTCGTCGTGGGTTCAGGTCCGCGGCGCTGTGGGACAGCAGGCCGGCGACGGCCTGGACGGTGTCACTGATGTGAGCACGGCGGCCGAGGCGGCGGGCCAGGGACCGCCAGTTCTTGAGGTTGGCGATGCCGTGCTCGACCCGGATGCGACGTGATGAGTGCGCCTTGCACTGTCGCTCGCGCATCTCCTGGTACCAGTCCGGGGCGTCCTTCTTGAACTTGCGGTGCGGTGGTGTCACCACGCGTCCACCGGTCGGAGCGCCGAGGCCCTCGTAGCCGGCATCGGCAACAATACGGTCCCCACCACCCCACCATGATCGACCTTCCGTGGCTCGACGTCTCACCGCATACCGTGCACGAGCTCGCTAGCGGCCGGGACTGACAATGGAGGCATGCAGGTGCGCGCCTCCGCCTCAAGAGCGCACAGTTGACCGAAATTCGACACACATGCACAGTCGGCTGCTTCCTCCTGGAGGAAGGTGCTGGTCAATGCGGACGTCCCCCTCATGGCTCGCCCGGGCATCGTCTGGTTCCGGACGCACCCACCAACAGCCGGATCGATTCTTCTGGGTGCCGTTGTCAGACCCTTCAATCACGATGCGCGCATGAGTCTCACATCGTCTCTCAAGGACCCTGGTTCCCCCATGTCCCGGTTCCTTTCGGAACATCTGCCCCAGCCTGAGAACGTGCTGGCCGACTATCGGCTGCGCGTGCGGCGCAGCACCGCGCACGTCGTTCCCGCCGCGCCGTCGGGACAGCGTCCTGACTGGCGGATGCTGGGCCATACGATCGACCACCGGCTGCGCATCAGCCTCGGAGCACCCACGGGCCAGCCCATCAGGGAAGGCGTGCGCCGCGCAGCGCTCGACGACGACGGCTGGCCCAGCCTGGAAATCATCAGCGCTGTCCAGGCGGCTGGCATGGTGCTGTTGGAGGAACTGGACCGGTACGAAGCGGCCGAGGGCCAGCCCCTGGCTCTTGAACCGGCGGCCGAGGAACGGCTCATCCGACTGTGTCACCTCGCTTCCGGCTTCGAAGCGATCTTCCGGCATGCGGGGTGGGTACGTGGTAACACTCTGGGCCTGTGCGAACCCGGAGCAGGCCTGGACGACCTGGCGGCAGCCGTTCCCGGCTATGTGGTCGACGACATCCGCGCACAGATGGCACTCGCCTCCGGCCCCGGCCCCTTCACAGCCCTGCGAAGCTTGCCGGCCGACCGGCGGATCTGCGGGCCCGTCTTCGACGGCAGCCTGCACGTCGGCGGCGCGGACGCCGACTTCATCCTCGACCGGGCCCTGATCGACTGCAAGGCCACCATCCGCCCCGAACGACTGGGCCGCGCCGAGATCTACCAGCTCGCCGGCTACCTCCTGCTCGACTACAGCAACCAGTACGCCATCGAGAGGGTCAGCCTGTATCTCTCGCGCCAGGGCGCCCTGATCGACTGGAGCGTGGCCGACTTCCTCGGCCTGCTGGGCGCCCGCCTCGAGCTGCCCGACCTGCGAGCCGCCTGCCGGCACGCTCTGACCGACGGCGACGAAGGCGCCCCACCACCCCCCAAGGACCAGCGCCGGCCACTCCCCCGCCCCCGCAGCACCGCCCCCGTGCAGGACTCACTCTTCGACTAGCGCACGCTGAGGTAGCGCGCACCGGCGAGGGAGCTGGACGGCGGGCCGCAGATTGTGTTCCTGCTGGCTGAAGGGACTCGGCCGGTCAGGGATGCGGTGCGTGGTCCGTCCCGTCCAGCGTCGTGCCCGGTCGCCGGGATCCGGCCGGGCACGGATCCTGCGCTGCGGGTCGTCCTCTGCGCTTTCCCTCCGGGGGGAACCGGCTGCGCAAGGTGAGCCGGTGAGCCGGGGATTCGCTCGGCGGCCCCGGGCAGGCTACCGGCTCCCGTCCCATCCTCAGGCAGGCGTCCACCGCGCGGGCCGGTGCTCCGGTTGGCCCGGTCAGCCGGAAGCGTCCGGTTCGTCAAGCCAGGCGAGGGCAGCAGGGCGGATGACGGGCTCACCGGCACCCGCCCTGCTGCGCACCCCGACGTCCTTTGGACACCCCGATCCCGATCATTCTCGGTTCCGCGTCCTACGACACGTCGTACACCGACCGCGCATCGCTACGGACCGGATCACCAGGATTTCTGCGCAGTGGAGCCTCATGCGCAGTCCACGGCACCTCTCCTGCATCGCGTTCGTCCTCCATCTCCGCCTCATCCACATCCAGAAAGGGCTGAAGCGTGGCCTGGAGGGCAGTGGCGCCGAAGGCGCCCTGCTCAACCAGCTGCCGCATCTCCATGGCCGTGCGCAGGTCTTTGTCGGTGCGAGGTCCAGGGGTCTCGGCTTCACCATGCAGTAGCCCTCTGCACGGCGGAGCCCGCCGGGCGCGGGTATGGCACTGAGGTCCGGCACCCCGGCGGGACCAGCCATAACAGCAAGCACGATCAGAACCCCTTGAGATTCCCATCACCAGGAGGGCAACACCCCAGTCCACAAAGGCCGGTCGTGATGCAGCTCCACAGGTGACTGACACCGGGATGCCCGACTACGCCTCGGTCTCCAGGGCAGCCCGCCAGACCGGGCTGTCGACGTAGTGGTTGTCGAACCGTTCCGCGGAGGCGGCGATCTCCGCGGGGTCGGCCTCGCCCCGCATCACCCGGCCCAGCAGGCGCAGGTAGTCGAACCGGCCCATGCCCGGCGTGAACACGAACAGCACGTCCGCCTCACCGTTCGGCGCCGCCGCGAAGGCGTGCGGGGTACGGGGCGGCACGGCCAGGAAATCACCGGCCTCCAGGACGGTGACCTCCTCACCGATCAGCACCTGCAGGGAGCCGCCGATCACGAAGAACAGCTCGGTCGCCTTGGTATGGAAGTGGGCGGGTGCCCCTACGGCGCCCTTGGCGAAAGTGGATCGATAGCTGGTGAAACCGCCGGTGGTGCTGTTCGTGTCGGCGAGCAGCGTCATCACACTGCTGGGGTCGGCACAGGTCTCGGCCTCGGTGTGACGGGTCAGCACCAGTGGTACATGGGTCTCTGTGTTCTTCATGTCGGGTCCTTCCTGATTCTCCAGAGAGGGTCGTGCAGGGAGCGGAGACATCTGCCGGTCCCCGGCTCGGGAAGCGGCGTGCGGTGGGCGTGGGTCAGCCGAAGATGACGGCGGGTTCGCCGGTGTACCAGGTGTTGTCGATGCGGAGCCGGCGGATGACCCATCGGTCGCCGTCGCGGACCAGGTCCACGTCGTAGGGGTTCTTCAGCAGGGCGTGCGTGGCGGGGTCGGCGATGAGCAGGTGCTGTGCTTCCACCAGGGCCGTGAGCCGGGCGGTGTCGCCGTCGATCGAGATACGCGTGTTGGTGATCTGGTGTGTGGTGTCCACCCGGCCGGTGAACATGGCCAGGATGGTGGTGACGATGGCATCGCGTCCGGACATCAGCGGGGGCTCTGCGCCCCATGCGGAGGCCGCGGGACGGAAATCCAGCTCGGCGTCGACGGCGAACGCCGAGGCGAAGAGTTCCTTGTCCTTCAGGTCCTGGCCCAGGCCGAAGCGGTGGAGTGCGTCGGTGATTTCCGCCCGGTCCCTCAGTTCGGCGACGGTCGCGGCGATGTCGTGCGCGGGGGCGGTCAGGGCGCGGTCGTGCGTGACGTACATGATGTTCTCCCGTGCGGGTGAGGTGCCCTGGCAAGGGCTTGGCTCTCATCGTGCTGAGGACCGCACAGAGCATCAACGCGCTTCTGGGCAACGACCGTGAAGCCACGATTAACGATGGGAGGGTGCGGGATGCTGGAGCGGCACGAGCTGGAGGTCTTCCTGACGCTTGCCGAGGAGCTGCACTTCGGCCGTACCGCCGAGCGGCTGCACGTCTCCACGGCCCGGGTCAGCCAGACGGTCGCCAAACTGGAGCGCCGCATGGGCATGCCCCTGTTCCACCGCACCAGCCGCCGGGTGGAACTGTCCTCGATGGGACAGCAGTTCCTCGAAGAGGTAAGCCCCGCGTGGTCCCGGATCACCGAAGCGTACGAGCGGGCCGTCCAGGCCGGGAAAGGGCTGACCGGGCTGTTGAGGATCGCCTTCACCGGACCTGCGGCGGGCCAGCTACTGGCCGGGGCCAAACAGGCCTTCCGCATGCGGCACCCCGACTGCGAGGTCGAGATCAAAGAGGCACACCTG comes from the Streptomyces sp. NBC_00525 genome and includes:
- a CDS encoding transcriptional regulator, which encodes MNPFDPIDTLLATADIPLPAASERRRLRRTLRLDTQSVAQALDITASTLNSWEQGSEPVGAARVRYAYFLSKARMLTPTETSQPQPHTGTHPHPRAANPAGPAPRHSPRPPAGDPISDTVSAALDYYGGDCGKATEELVKRAIPHAMRLFNHTRVGGRYDVVAYPPMPDILSRSSPNTSDQIWEARPNWQRPDADPTEAGPVAALDINGAYLSALKTHLPLGALQHQTGAPHDRRRSGFYRITPPRWEHDAYLPNPLGHRLEPGPLWVTEPTMRLILQLSEGEKPLCDPPVIHESYTSGSTEGLLEKFRTLLRDARATALHHNDEVTLGYVKSMYSKFVSTMGDSNHNRELHRPDWMHIIRSQAFANLWRKAHHAHTDQLTVVRLCGTDELHVRGDWRRTFTEGTGLNEVKLKRTTEGGEEN
- a CDS encoding ATP-binding protein, whose protein sequence is MTKLSACCAAVTCTSLTRRLNSGGGTRVEIPPADQSYADAKHQRVARWRRKNIYRWDPIKPHTAHQETPTTIAPAPALDDESVGEPDFYLNLTDARIVATEALLEASENIADTIEARAMSCFFGDAGLGKTFSVLAALKEVAADRVLLLQFRSHPTPRDIRMELFTALRLEGEPPSHPSEFDRPLKRTLARKPYVIVCDEAQQFSRECFEFVRHLWDTGKGPTRPAVLFVGGEEAYKTLYSEPALASRIHIRQEYTPMGLEEAQRNIPLFHPIWANAPAELIEYVDDEGGAGTFRMWSKITYHILEGMKRRGPPKPTRPSHAGPSAAPCPTAAGTPVPRKPSDQPHRHPGTPLPQPARRPHRDHPCGARRRSCPRHHHPAQRHPLPRRRPRHR
- a CDS encoding transposase family protein; translated protein: MRRRATEGRSWWGGGDRIVADAGYEGLGAPTGGRVVTPPHRKFKKDAPDWYQEMRERQCKAHSSRRIRVEHGIANLKNWRSLARRLGRRAHISDTVQAVAGLLSHSAADLNPRRRRRAPGVEEPSASRHLPCTSSLDRLRSRGSGSGPCIEAFDDDSRGSPRLQPQQQSATAQRKSANSDLRKAG
- a CDS encoding cupin domain-containing protein codes for the protein MKNTETHVPLVLTRHTEAETCADPSSVMTLLADTNSTTGGFTSYRSTFAKGAVGAPAHFHTKATELFFVIGGSLQVLIGEEVTVLEAGDFLAVPPRTPHAFAAAPNGEADVLFVFTPGMGRFDYLRLLGRVMRGEADPAEIAASAERFDNHYVDSPVWRAALETEA
- a CDS encoding nuclear transport factor 2 family protein; its protein translation is MYVTHDRALTAPAHDIAATVAELRDRAEITDALHRFGLGQDLKDKELFASAFAVDAELDFRPAASAWGAEPPLMSGRDAIVTTILAMFTGRVDTTHQITNTRISIDGDTARLTALVEAQHLLIADPATHALLKNPYDVDLVRDGDRWVIRRLRIDNTWYTGEPAVIFG